One stretch of Nesterenkonia halotolerans DNA includes these proteins:
- a CDS encoding DUF456 domain-containing protein yields MLDSTAAEAITTVIAGLLLVVGALGVVLPVLPGSLLIILTLPVWAFLLGGAVPWIAAVIGIILAIAGWSGSTVLTGRSLHQQQIPRRPILIGIAAAVVGLFLLPPLGLFIGFAAGLFGAEYFRRGRDWRAAGTASLRAMRAMGLGILLEFLLAGLAISAFVIGALVYFVF; encoded by the coding sequence ATGCTCGATTCCACCGCCGCTGAGGCGATCACCACCGTCATCGCCGGACTGCTGCTGGTGGTCGGCGCGCTCGGCGTCGTGCTGCCGGTGCTCCCCGGGTCCCTGCTGATCATCCTGACCCTGCCGGTCTGGGCGTTCCTGCTGGGCGGGGCGGTGCCGTGGATCGCCGCGGTGATCGGCATCATCCTGGCCATCGCCGGATGGAGCGGCTCCACCGTGCTCACCGGTCGGTCACTGCACCAACAACAGATCCCACGCAGGCCGATCCTGATCGGGATCGCCGCCGCCGTCGTCGGCCTGTTCCTGCTCCCGCCGCTGGGGCTGTTCATCGGCTTCGCCGCGGGGCTCTTCGGCGCCGAGTACTTCCGCCGCGGCCGCGATTGGCGCGCCGCGGGGACAGCGAGTCTGCGCGCGATGCGGGCGATGGGCCTGGGGATCCTGCTGGAATTCCTGCTCGCCGGCCTGGCGATCTCCGCGTTCGTCATCGGCGCGCTGGTCTACTTCGTCTTCTGA
- a CDS encoding four-helix bundle copper-binding protein, producing the protein MSHVKSMLEVHPKKDLGVDQEKLAACIAACFECSQTCTACADACLSEPMVGEMATCISTDQNCADICLTTGRILTRITGQNKDVLRAVVQACREACRACAQECEGHAEMHEHCRLCAEACRRCEAACDELLNVLG; encoded by the coding sequence ATGTCTCACGTGAAGTCCATGCTCGAGGTTCACCCTAAGAAGGATCTGGGGGTCGATCAGGAGAAGCTTGCGGCTTGTATCGCCGCGTGCTTCGAGTGCTCGCAGACCTGCACGGCCTGTGCGGATGCCTGTCTCAGCGAGCCCATGGTGGGCGAGATGGCGACCTGCATCAGCACGGACCAGAACTGCGCGGATATCTGCCTCACCACCGGACGCATCCTCACCCGCATCACCGGACAGAACAAGGATGTGCTCCGAGCCGTGGTGCAGGCCTGCCGCGAAGCCTGCCGCGCCTGCGCCCAGGAGTGCGAGGGCCACGCAGAGATGCATGAACACTGCCGGCTGTGTGCGGAAGCCTGCCGGCGCTGCGAGGCCGCTTGCGACGAGCTGCTCAACGTTCTCGGATAA
- a CDS encoding alpha/beta fold hydrolase yields the protein MTADPAPLHAQHVGETGETVVFLHGLFGQGKNFTQIAKALTPDLQSELVDLPNHGASEWTETFDYVEQADIVAEHLRSTVASDGPVHLLGHSMGGKVAMVLALRHPELVSRLAVVDISPVAHESMADFDHLISSLSRIDLDRLSSRGEADEFLQEPIPEKMVRGFLLQSLVRSGDGFRWRVNLDLLHKSLPAIGDFPEFDGEQFDGPVLWIAGANSGYVQDEYESAMRKLFPLVSQTTIKDAGHWVHAEKPEVFTTLLRAFFTAD from the coding sequence ATGACTGCCGACCCAGCTCCGCTCCACGCCCAGCACGTCGGTGAGACGGGTGAGACCGTGGTGTTCCTGCACGGGCTCTTCGGGCAGGGCAAGAATTTCACGCAGATCGCCAAGGCGCTCACGCCCGACCTGCAATCAGAGCTGGTGGATCTTCCCAACCACGGCGCTTCCGAGTGGACCGAGACGTTCGACTACGTCGAGCAGGCGGACATCGTGGCGGAGCACCTCCGGAGCACTGTGGCGAGTGACGGCCCGGTGCATCTGCTGGGTCATTCGATGGGCGGCAAAGTTGCCATGGTGCTGGCGTTGAGGCATCCAGAGCTGGTCAGCCGCCTCGCCGTCGTCGACATCTCCCCGGTCGCTCACGAGTCCATGGCTGATTTCGACCACCTGATCAGCAGCCTGAGCCGCATCGACCTGGACAGGCTCTCCTCACGCGGGGAGGCTGACGAGTTTCTGCAGGAACCGATCCCGGAGAAGATGGTCCGCGGGTTCCTGCTGCAGAGCCTGGTCCGCTCCGGTGACGGATTCCGCTGGAGGGTCAACCTGGACCTGCTCCATAAGTCGCTGCCGGCGATCGGGGATTTTCCGGAGTTCGACGGCGAACAGTTCGACGGCCCCGTGCTCTGGATTGCGGGAGCGAACTCCGGCTACGTGCAGGACGAGTACGAATCCGCGATGCGAAAGCTCTTTCCGCTGGTGAGCCAGACGACCATCAAGGACGCAGGCCACTGGGTCCACGCCGAGAAGCCCGAGGTGTTCACCACCCTGCTCAGGGCCTTCTTCACCGCAGACTGA
- a CDS encoding MFS transporter, whose product MGALLAQDMLGSASLAGLPIALFTLGSALAAFTVGRVSQRWGRRIGLGIGFSAGGLGALGVVAAAVADQVPMLFLALFVYGAGTATNLQARYAGTDLAPDSRRATAISIAMVATTLGAVAGPNLVEPLGDLARSMGIPPLAGPFLLAAAAYLAAGVILFVFLRPDPFLLAKELAAAEAAVAADTSLSDTATPATSPDVARTAPDADPAPKPGTGAYIGATVMVLTQIAMVAIMTMTPIHMLAHGHGLGSVGLVIGLHVGAMWLPSLVTGVLVDKLGRIPMSVAAAVILLAAGLVGAAAPGDSLGLLILALILLGVGWNVGLIAGTALVVDATVPENRPRTQGGIDVLIALAGAGGGAMSGMVMAATSFAYLSLGGGLLALLLIPVLFWARRTRTLATAAAR is encoded by the coding sequence GTGGGAGCGCTGCTGGCCCAGGACATGCTGGGCTCGGCGAGCCTGGCCGGGCTGCCCATCGCGCTGTTCACGCTGGGATCCGCGCTGGCGGCGTTCACCGTGGGTCGAGTCAGCCAGCGCTGGGGCCGACGGATCGGGCTGGGCATCGGGTTCAGCGCGGGCGGGCTCGGAGCGCTCGGAGTGGTGGCCGCCGCCGTCGCCGATCAGGTGCCGATGCTGTTTCTCGCGCTGTTCGTCTACGGCGCGGGGACGGCCACGAATCTGCAGGCCCGCTACGCCGGGACCGATCTGGCGCCGGATTCCCGCCGAGCCACCGCGATCAGCATCGCCATGGTGGCCACCACGCTCGGCGCGGTGGCGGGGCCGAATCTGGTGGAGCCGCTCGGGGATCTTGCCCGGAGCATGGGCATTCCTCCGCTGGCCGGGCCGTTCCTGCTGGCCGCCGCGGCGTATCTCGCCGCGGGCGTGATCCTGTTCGTCTTCCTGCGACCGGACCCGTTTCTGCTGGCGAAAGAACTCGCCGCCGCGGAGGCTGCAGTCGCGGCAGATACAAGCCTCAGCGACACAGCCACCCCAGCGACCTCCCCTGACGTGGCACGCACCGCACCAGACGCCGACCCCGCCCCCAAGCCCGGCACCGGGGCGTATATCGGGGCGACCGTCATGGTGCTCACGCAGATCGCCATGGTCGCGATCATGACGATGACCCCGATCCACATGCTCGCGCACGGTCACGGGCTCGGCTCGGTCGGTCTGGTCATCGGGCTGCATGTGGGCGCCATGTGGCTGCCCTCCCTGGTCACCGGCGTGCTGGTGGACAAGCTCGGGCGGATCCCGATGAGCGTCGCGGCGGCCGTGATCTTGCTCGCCGCGGGGCTGGTCGGTGCGGCCGCACCGGGCGATTCCCTGGGCCTGCTCATCCTGGCGCTGATCCTGCTCGGGGTGGGGTGGAATGTGGGGCTCATCGCCGGCACCGCGCTGGTCGTGGACGCGACGGTCCCGGAGAACCGTCCGCGCACGCAGGGCGGGATCGACGTGCTGATCGCCCTGGCCGGGGCGGGCGGCGGCGCGATGTCTGGGATGGTGATGGCCGCGACGAGCTTCGCGTACCTCTCGCTGGGCGGCGGACTGCTCGCTCTGCTGCTGATCCCCGTGCTGTTCTGGGCGCGGCGCACCCGCACCCTCGCGACCGCCGCGGCCCGATAG
- the guaA gene encoding glutamine-hydrolyzing GMP synthase — protein MLVVDYGAQYAQLIARRVREARVYSEVVPHTLAASEIISRKPSAVILSGGPSSVYAEGAPEVETELFEAGIPVMGICYGFQAMAHSLGGEVSRTGDREYGKTEVRSVNAPHSLLTGTDQVQSTWMSHSDSVQKAPEGFQVLASSEGAPVAAFADEERKLYGVQWHPEVRHSPQGQQVIENFLYNGAGLTPEWTTGNIVEEQVAAIRAQVGDARVICGLSGGVDSAVAAALVQKAIGDQLTCVFVDHGLLREGEAEQVERDFVAATGAKLYVADERERFLAALEGVTDPETKRKIIGREFIRAFESAEKAVLAEAASDGATVEFLVQGTLYPDVVESGGGEGAANIKSHHNVGGLPEDMVFKLVEPLRALFKDEVRAVGAELGLPAEIVQRQPFPGPGLGIRIIGSISEDRLRILRKADAIAREELTASGLDQEVWQMPVVLLADVRSVGVQGDGRTYGHPIVLRPVSSEDAMTADWSRLPYDLLAKISNRITNEVEEVNRVTLDVTSKPPGTIEWE, from the coding sequence GTGCTCGTGGTCGACTACGGTGCGCAGTACGCCCAGCTCATCGCCCGCCGTGTCCGTGAGGCCCGCGTGTATTCCGAGGTCGTGCCGCACACCCTCGCAGCCTCAGAGATCATCTCGCGGAAGCCCTCCGCGGTGATCCTCTCCGGCGGTCCCTCTTCGGTCTACGCCGAGGGCGCCCCCGAGGTGGAGACTGAGCTCTTCGAGGCCGGCATCCCCGTGATGGGCATCTGCTACGGATTCCAGGCCATGGCGCACAGCCTCGGCGGCGAGGTCTCCCGCACCGGCGATCGCGAGTACGGCAAGACCGAGGTGCGAAGCGTCAACGCCCCGCACTCCCTGCTCACCGGCACCGACCAGGTCCAGTCCACGTGGATGTCACACAGCGACTCCGTGCAGAAGGCCCCCGAAGGCTTCCAGGTGCTGGCCTCCTCCGAAGGCGCCCCCGTCGCGGCCTTCGCCGATGAGGAGCGCAAGCTCTACGGCGTGCAGTGGCACCCCGAGGTGCGCCACTCGCCCCAGGGTCAGCAGGTCATCGAGAACTTCCTCTACAACGGCGCCGGCCTGACGCCCGAGTGGACCACCGGCAACATCGTGGAGGAGCAGGTCGCCGCGATCCGCGCCCAGGTCGGAGACGCCCGCGTGATCTGCGGCCTCTCCGGCGGCGTGGACTCCGCCGTGGCCGCCGCCCTCGTGCAGAAGGCCATCGGAGACCAGCTGACCTGCGTGTTCGTCGATCACGGGCTGCTGCGCGAAGGCGAGGCCGAGCAGGTGGAACGCGATTTCGTCGCCGCCACCGGCGCCAAGCTCTATGTGGCCGACGAGCGCGAGCGCTTCCTCGCCGCACTCGAGGGCGTCACCGATCCCGAGACCAAGCGCAAGATCATCGGCCGCGAGTTCATCCGCGCCTTCGAGAGCGCCGAGAAGGCAGTCCTCGCCGAGGCAGCCTCCGACGGCGCCACGGTCGAGTTCCTGGTCCAGGGCACCCTGTACCCGGATGTCGTCGAATCCGGCGGCGGCGAGGGTGCGGCGAACATCAAGTCCCACCACAACGTCGGCGGCCTGCCCGAGGATATGGTCTTCAAGCTGGTCGAGCCGCTGCGCGCGCTGTTCAAGGACGAGGTCCGCGCCGTCGGCGCCGAGCTCGGCCTGCCCGCCGAGATCGTCCAGCGCCAGCCGTTCCCCGGCCCCGGCCTGGGCATCCGGATCATCGGCTCGATCTCCGAGGACCGGCTGCGGATCCTGCGCAAGGCCGACGCGATCGCCCGCGAGGAGCTCACCGCCTCGGGTCTGGACCAGGAAGTCTGGCAGATGCCGGTCGTGCTGCTCGCCGACGTCCGCTCCGTGGGCGTCCAGGGCGACGGCCGCACCTACGGCCACCCGATCGTGCTGCGCCCGGTCTCCTCCGAGGACGCCATGACCGCTGACTGGTCACGGCTGCCCTATGACCTGCTCGCGAAGATCTCCAACCGCATCACCAACGAGGTCGAAGAAGTCAACCGGGTCACCCTGGACGTCACCTCGAAGCCGCCAGGCACCATCGAATGGGAGTGA